A portion of the Bdellovibrio bacteriovorus genome contains these proteins:
- a CDS encoding ABC transporter ATP-binding protein — protein MKSESAVSIRDVKKSFDGGKEFVLKGIDLEIPKGSLTAIIGFSGTGKSVMLKHLLGLFKPTSGTIEVLGTDISTMNEDELTKFRCHFGVLFQSAALFDDMTVMENVCFPLFEHRRDLKPEQVFRIAEEKLQQVGLDPKHFQKLPSQISGGMQKRTGLARALALDPEILIYDEPTTGLDPILTEMVDNLILSTHKLREGTTSIMVSHDLAAAFRIADHIAMLDSGRVLLFGTPDDFFNTDIELVKKFVNKGMKHQ, from the coding sequence ATGAAATCAGAATCCGCTGTCTCTATTCGAGACGTAAAAAAATCCTTTGATGGGGGAAAAGAGTTTGTTCTTAAAGGAATCGACCTTGAAATTCCCAAAGGCAGTTTGACGGCGATCATCGGTTTTTCCGGAACTGGAAAAAGTGTCATGCTGAAACATCTTTTAGGGCTGTTTAAACCGACTTCAGGGACCATTGAAGTTTTGGGGACAGATATTTCCACCATGAATGAAGATGAACTGACTAAATTTCGTTGTCATTTCGGAGTTCTATTTCAGTCAGCCGCCCTTTTTGACGATATGACAGTGATGGAAAATGTTTGCTTTCCACTGTTTGAACATCGTCGCGATTTGAAACCTGAACAGGTCTTTCGTATTGCGGAAGAAAAGCTTCAACAAGTGGGGCTAGACCCCAAGCATTTTCAGAAACTTCCGAGCCAGATTAGTGGTGGTATGCAAAAGAGAACGGGCTTAGCACGTGCTCTCGCCCTAGATCCAGAAATCTTGATCTATGATGAGCCGACCACGGGATTAGATCCCATTCTGACGGAAATGGTGGATAATTTGATACTGAGTACCCATAAATTGCGAGAAGGCACCACGTCAATTATGGTTTCGCACGATTTGGCAGCGGCGTTTCGTATTGCCGATCACATTGCGATGTTAGATAGTGGGCGCGTTTTGCTATTTGGAACTCCAGACGATTTTTTCAACACAGATATTGAGCTGGTGAAAAAGTTCGTGAATAAAGGGATGAAACATCAATGA
- a CDS encoding MlaD family protein: MNWLRGAEFKVGLLVVVVGSLIAIMSMSVSDDPSFMGRSKKAWFVLPNAGGLVKNSAVRSAGIPVGVIKNISLQDGMARIDITVKSDVQLTTSAAIEIKSQGILGDAHVEVYPGSPTDPPLEDNAQILNIKSGGSLDNLMASVSEVTTSLKEVAKNLQEATSEDGTRKHVLGRIVKNIEVLTGDLAQMTSENKDKIGDIVNDVHEVTASLREVMNDKSDTGLKKTWERLSNSMKNLEDITAKVNNGEGAIGKLVSDEQTSENVTSTIEGISDLLGAANRIQTAFDFKGEYLAEPAAVKSYIGVQIQPGLDRYYYIGVIDDPVGVVEKTRTQIAGTGGGSPADYTETKTFENKIKFTVLFAKNFWDLTLKGGLIENSGGLGIDYYFFRRKLKFSMEAFDFGNFKLKTGVSYTMYRGIYLTAGYNVAPEESQMRGGYLGAGLFLTNDDIKLLLTKAPF; the protein is encoded by the coding sequence ATGAATTGGCTTCGTGGAGCAGAGTTTAAAGTAGGTCTTCTTGTCGTGGTGGTGGGATCATTGATCGCCATCATGTCCATGAGTGTCAGCGATGACCCTTCTTTTATGGGACGCTCTAAAAAAGCATGGTTTGTTTTACCCAATGCGGGGGGATTAGTAAAAAATTCGGCCGTTCGTTCTGCCGGTATCCCGGTCGGTGTGATTAAAAATATCTCTCTTCAAGATGGCATGGCACGCATTGATATCACGGTGAAATCGGATGTTCAATTAACGACCTCCGCGGCCATCGAAATTAAATCTCAAGGCATTTTGGGGGACGCTCACGTTGAAGTGTATCCGGGCTCTCCGACAGATCCTCCGCTAGAAGACAATGCGCAAATTTTAAATATCAAATCTGGTGGCAGTCTTGATAACTTGATGGCCTCTGTTTCGGAAGTGACAACCTCTTTAAAAGAAGTGGCAAAAAATCTTCAAGAAGCGACATCGGAAGACGGCACACGCAAACACGTTTTAGGTCGCATCGTTAAAAACATCGAAGTTTTAACGGGTGATCTGGCACAGATGACGTCCGAAAATAAAGATAAGATCGGCGATATCGTGAACGACGTTCATGAAGTCACGGCAAGCCTTCGTGAAGTCATGAATGACAAAAGCGACACGGGTTTGAAAAAAACTTGGGAGCGCCTGTCAAATTCGATGAAGAATCTTGAAGACATCACCGCCAAAGTTAATAACGGCGAAGGGGCTATCGGGAAACTTGTCAGTGATGAGCAAACTTCTGAAAATGTGACCTCAACCATCGAAGGTATCAGCGATCTTTTGGGGGCCGCTAATCGCATTCAAACGGCGTTTGATTTTAAAGGTGAATACCTTGCAGAACCAGCGGCCGTGAAGTCGTATATCGGTGTGCAAATTCAACCGGGCTTAGATCGTTACTATTATATTGGAGTTATCGACGATCCCGTGGGCGTGGTTGAAAAAACGCGCACCCAGATTGCGGGAACGGGCGGCGGTTCGCCGGCAGATTACACCGAAACCAAAACTTTCGAGAATAAAATCAAGTTCACCGTTTTATTCGCGAAGAATTTCTGGGACCTCACTCTTAAAGGGGGGTTGATTGAAAACAGTGGTGGTTTGGGTATTGATTATTATTTTTTCCGTCGGAAGTTGAAATTTTCTATGGAAGCTTTCGATTTCGGAAACTTCAAACTTAAGACGGGTGTCTCTTATACCATGTACCGCGGTATTTATTTAACGGCGGGTTACAATGTCGCTCCTGAGGAATCTCAGATGCGCGGTGGTTACTTGGGGGCGGGGCTTTTCCTTACCAACGACGATATCAAACTGCTCTTAACCAAAGCACCATTCTGA
- a CDS encoding MlaE family ABC transporter permease, whose protein sequence is MSLAHNLARIISGIGALTLSLTRDLVLETGKIVLFFTESVRLIFAKPSRFSEIIKHMEFIGNQSVGIICLTGIFTGLALSLQIYLGFKMFNAVNMVGPVVALGITRELGPVLTGLIVAARAGGAMAARLGTMRVNEQIDALDVMGVNTKQYLISPRLVAAVICMPLLVAVFDFVAMFGSWILCVKVVQLDEAVFFQRIADLIEVKHINEGLFKGMIFGVYFAIMCTYRGFFTTGGAKGVGDATNQGVVQSMVGIIILDYFVSNLIRLYYSIMGIT, encoded by the coding sequence GTGAGTCTGGCACACAACCTGGCAAGGATTATTTCAGGAATCGGGGCGCTGACGTTAAGTCTGACGCGCGACTTGGTTTTAGAAACCGGAAAGATTGTTTTGTTTTTTACGGAAAGTGTTCGTTTGATTTTCGCGAAACCATCAAGGTTTTCAGAAATCATCAAACACATGGAATTTATCGGCAATCAATCTGTCGGCATCATCTGTTTAACGGGTATATTCACAGGCCTGGCGTTGTCCTTGCAAATTTATCTGGGCTTTAAAATGTTCAATGCCGTGAACATGGTAGGACCCGTGGTGGCTTTAGGTATCACGCGCGAATTGGGTCCGGTCTTAACGGGGTTGATCGTGGCGGCGCGGGCCGGTGGTGCGATGGCGGCACGTTTAGGAACCATGCGCGTGAATGAACAAATCGATGCCTTAGACGTGATGGGTGTCAATACCAAGCAGTATTTGATTTCCCCGCGTTTGGTGGCCGCCGTGATTTGTATGCCGTTATTGGTCGCAGTGTTTGACTTTGTGGCGATGTTTGGCAGCTGGATCTTGTGTGTGAAGGTTGTGCAACTAGATGAAGCCGTGTTCTTTCAAAGAATTGCCGATTTAATTGAAGTAAAACACATCAATGAAGGACTTTTCAAAGGAATGATCTTTGGGGTGTATTTCGCGATCATGTGTACGTATCGTGGATTTTTCACGACCGGCGGAGCGAAAGGTGTGGGCGATGCGACCAATCAAGGCGTCGTGCAAAGCATGGTGGGTATCATTATCTTAGATTACTTTGTGTCCAACTTGATTCGTCTTTACTACAGCATCATGGGGATCACTTAA